A stretch of Phragmites australis chromosome 12, lpPhrAust1.1, whole genome shotgun sequence DNA encodes these proteins:
- the LOC133886540 gene encoding uncharacterized mitochondrial protein AtMg00810-like, protein MAKCHATATPVDMKAKLSATEGSPVANETEYRSLAGALQYLTLTRPDIAYAVQQVCLFMHDPLEPHLNMIKRILHYVKGTLAHGLRIHASLPKSFTAYSDADWAGCPDSRCSTSRYCVYLGDNLIPWSSKRQTTVSCSSTEAEYCAVVHAVAECCWLRQLLLDLHHPFHSATIVYCDNVSAVYLASNPV, encoded by the coding sequence ATGGCCAAATGCCACGCCACTGCCACTCCTGTTGACATGAAAGCCAAACTCTCTGCCACAGAGGGTTCTCCTGTTGCCAATGAAACTGAATACCGTAGTCTTGCTGGAGCATTACAATATCTTACACTGACTCGACCAGATATTGCATATGCGGTCCAACAGGTCTGTCTTTTCATGCATGATCCACTGGAACCTCATCTTAACATGATCAAGCGAATACTTCATTATGTCAAAGGCACCCTTGCTCATGGCTTGCGCATCCATGCTTCCTTGCCGAAGTCGTTCACTGCTTACTCCGACGCCGACTGGGCCGGTTGTCCTGATTCTCGTTGCTCCACCTCCAGATACTGTGTTTACCTTGGTGACAATCTCATCCCATGGTCATCCAAGCGACAGACTACAGTTTCCTGTTCCAGTACGGAGGCCGAGTACTGCGCCGTCGTCCATGCTGTTGCCGAATGCTGCTGGTTACGACAGCTCCTTCTCGACCTGCATCATCCATTTCACAGTGCTACCATTGTCTATTGCGACAACGTCAGTGCTGTCTACTTGGCTTCTAATCCAGTCTAG